From a single bacterium genomic region:
- the fmt gene encoding methionyl-tRNA formyltransferase — MGTPDFAVPSLRLLHEAGHDIAAVVTAADKKRGRGQQLSPTPVKEYAEEHGLRVIQPMGLNDPGFSNALRMLDADCFVIVAFRILPESVFSIPPRGSFNLHASLLPKYRGAAPINWALINGEHESGVTTFFLKPKVDTGNIILQERVELHENMTAGQLHDVLADLGAGAVLRTVEQIETGTVTEQAQDDSAATPAPKIFRDTCQVDWSGDAHRVHNFIRGLSPYPAAWTMLDGKQLKLLVSRVHEESSTGTPGSLSHTEGVLRVQCGTGSILLHEIKPEGRKSMTVQEYLRGHRVEEGSKLR, encoded by the coding sequence ATGGGCACGCCTGATTTCGCTGTGCCCTCGCTCCGCCTCCTGCACGAGGCGGGACATGATATCGCCGCCGTGGTGACAGCAGCAGATAAAAAGCGCGGCCGCGGCCAGCAACTATCTCCCACACCTGTCAAAGAATATGCAGAAGAGCATGGGCTCAGGGTGATTCAGCCCATGGGGCTCAATGACCCCGGGTTTTCAAATGCGCTGCGCATGCTCGATGCAGACTGTTTCGTCATCGTCGCATTTCGCATACTTCCCGAATCGGTGTTCAGCATTCCACCGCGCGGCAGCTTCAACCTGCATGCGTCGCTGCTGCCGAAATATCGCGGCGCCGCACCCATCAACTGGGCACTCATCAACGGGGAGCACGAGAGCGGTGTCACAACATTTTTCCTCAAACCGAAGGTGGATACCGGCAATATCATTCTGCAGGAGCGTGTCGAACTGCATGAAAACATGACAGCCGGACAACTGCATGACGTCCTCGCCGACCTCGGTGCCGGTGCGGTGCTGCGAACCGTCGAACAGATCGAGACCGGAACGGTTACTGAACAGGCACAGGATGACAGCGCCGCGACTCCCGCACCGAAGATTTTCCGGGATACCTGTCAGGTAGACTGGAGCGGAGATGCGCATCGGGTCCACAATTTCATCCGCGGTCTCAGTCCCTATCCCGCTGCATGGACGATGCTGGATGGGAAACAGCTGAAACTGCTGGTCTCCCGCGTTCACGAAGAAAGCAGCACCGGCACCCCCGGCTCACTATCTCACACGGAGGGGGTTCTGCGCGTGCAATGCGGCACAGGCAGCATCCTCCTTCACGAGATTAAACCCGAAGGACGCAAGAGTATGACTGTTCAGGAATACCTGCGGGGACACCGGGTGGAGGAAGGCAGCAAGCTGCGCTAG
- a CDS encoding DUF3473 domain-containing protein: MSDSVSQFDTDQSHENGAADSIPPADHSDGALGIDVEEWFCAHNLSPPLLRRDWPRCESRVEASVMRLLDMMEKTENRATFFLLGWVMERHPDLASEILSRGHEVATHGYDHRPLTTMTADEFERDLESALNLHVRQHSQPVIGYRAPSFTLVTETLWAIPILERYGIHYSSSVFPVKGHPTYGIPDAPLSCWKIGDTLMELPLTVAERVSLRIPCAGGAYMRLLPFSMIRSLLRQVRKDGRPLNLYLHPWEIDSDQPRVTLPFSKAYRHYHNLDKTEQRLQLLLEEFRFTPLKEQPCLQ, encoded by the coding sequence ATGAGCGACAGTGTTTCCCAATTCGATACCGATCAGTCACACGAAAACGGTGCTGCTGACAGTATTCCGCCCGCTGATCACAGCGATGGCGCCCTGGGCATTGATGTGGAAGAATGGTTCTGTGCCCACAACCTGTCTCCCCCACTGCTTCGGAGGGACTGGCCGCGCTGTGAAAGCCGTGTCGAAGCATCCGTGATGCGTCTGCTCGATATGATGGAGAAGACGGAGAACCGGGCGACTTTTTTCCTCCTCGGATGGGTGATGGAACGTCATCCGGACCTTGCCTCGGAGATACTCTCTCGCGGACACGAGGTGGCGACGCACGGATACGACCATCGTCCGCTGACCACGATGACGGCCGATGAGTTCGAACGGGATCTTGAAAGTGCCTTGAACCTCCACGTCCGTCAGCATTCGCAGCCTGTCATCGGATATCGTGCTCCATCCTTCACCCTGGTTACGGAGACGCTCTGGGCAATCCCGATTCTCGAGCGCTACGGTATCCATTACAGCTCCTCGGTATTCCCGGTGAAGGGACATCCGACGTATGGCATCCCCGATGCGCCGCTGTCCTGCTGGAAAATCGGCGACACACTGATGGAACTGCCGCTGACGGTAGCCGAACGCGTGTCCCTGCGCATTCCCTGTGCTGGCGGTGCGTACATGCGTCTTCTCCCGTTTTCCATGATCAGGTCACTGCTTCGTCAGGTGCGGAAAGACGGCAGACCGCTGAATCTTTATCTGCACCCCTGGGAAATCGACAGTGACCAGCCGCGCGTCACGCTTCCCTTCTCGAAAGCATACCGCCACTATCACAACCTCGATAAAACCGAGCAGCGCCTTCAATTGCTGCTCGAGGAATTCCGCTTTACTCCACTCAAGGAACAGCCATGCCTGCAATGA
- the def gene encoding peptide deformylase: MAILPIYPYDARVLREETRLIEKPSPELTQLIIDMFATMDQANGVGLAANQVGKGESLFVINLRPMEGYEDTQPLVMINPEITEFYGEDVSFEEGCLSVPNVREEVFRPEKLHIRFRDANFEPQELEADEFLARVIQHEYDHLQGIFFTDYLKGLRKRLVMPVLKKIRRGESEADYPMATQVELAD; encoded by the coding sequence ATGGCCATACTGCCAATTTATCCTTACGATGCCCGCGTTCTTCGCGAGGAAACGCGTCTCATCGAGAAGCCATCGCCTGAATTGACACAGCTGATTATCGACATGTTCGCCACGATGGATCAGGCAAACGGTGTCGGACTGGCGGCAAACCAGGTCGGAAAGGGGGAATCGCTTTTTGTCATCAACCTTCGTCCCATGGAGGGCTATGAAGACACGCAGCCCCTGGTGATGATCAATCCGGAAATCACCGAATTTTACGGTGAGGATGTCAGTTTCGAAGAGGGTTGTCTGAGCGTCCCCAATGTGCGCGAAGAAGTCTTTCGACCCGAAAAGCTGCATATCCGATTCAGGGATGCCAATTTTGAACCGCAGGAGCTGGAGGCGGATGAATTTCTCGCCCGTGTCATCCAGCATGAATATGACCATCTGCAGGGGATTTTCTTTACGGACTACCTCAAGGGATTACGGAAGCGGCTCGTCATGCCCGTCCTCAAGAAAATCCGTCGTGGCGAAAGCGAGGCGGATTATCCCATGGCAACGCAGGTCGAACTCGCAGACTGA
- a CDS encoding SDR family oxidoreductase, translating to MNLELKGKRAFVAGSSDGIGKAVAAGLAAEGCKVMLCARSEDKLAALAKELSTGGAQVAYAVADLDDADAIAQAVAAMKDVYGGCDILVTNNGGPNPGDFRSMTEEQWLAGYNRTLMSTVRLIRGMIDGMIEQEWGRVINITSISVKQPVQRLLLSNTFRAGVTGMAKTLSDEISRHGVTVNNIAPGYIRTGRQTQLFTDRAEKAGTTVEDIRDNVTSMVPMGRIGRPEEIAHLAVFLASARASYITGATIQVDGGLNRSLL from the coding sequence ATGAATCTCGAACTGAAAGGGAAACGCGCGTTCGTCGCCGGCTCGAGCGACGGCATCGGAAAGGCTGTTGCTGCGGGACTCGCAGCCGAGGGCTGCAAGGTCATGCTCTGTGCACGAAGCGAGGATAAACTCGCGGCACTTGCGAAGGAGCTCAGCACCGGCGGGGCGCAGGTCGCTTACGCCGTCGCGGATCTCGATGACGCAGATGCCATTGCGCAAGCCGTTGCGGCGATGAAGGACGTCTACGGGGGCTGCGACATACTCGTCACGAATAACGGCGGACCAAATCCCGGAGATTTTCGCTCGATGACCGAGGAACAGTGGCTGGCCGGATACAATCGTACGCTCATGAGCACCGTGCGTCTCATACGCGGGATGATCGACGGCATGATCGAGCAGGAATGGGGACGCGTGATCAATATCACTTCCATTTCCGTCAAGCAGCCCGTGCAGCGCCTGCTGCTCTCCAATACCTTTCGCGCGGGAGTCACCGGCATGGCCAAAACGCTGTCGGATGAAATCTCCAGGCACGGGGTCACAGTAAACAATATTGCACCGGGCTACATACGCACGGGACGACAGACGCAGCTTTTCACCGACCGCGCCGAGAAGGCTGGGACCACCGTCGAAGACATTCGCGACAACGTCACGTCCATGGTACCTATGGGACGCATAGGCAGGCCTGAGGAAATCGCACATCTCGCCGTATTCCTCGCTTCGGCGCGTGCTTCCTATATCACCGGCGCTACGATACAGGTCGATGGCGGACTCAATCGCAGTCTGCTTTAA
- a CDS encoding pirin family protein, with protein sequence MASTTVKNIFPLGFMWETGDPFLFCVHHRDAYPHGNSELGPAASLAGRNIGQDFQVKDGWRMYHGSTVPGFPAHPHRGFETVTLVQKGFVDHADSSGAAGRYGNGDVQWMTAGKGLQHAEMFPLLREDEDNPLELFQIWLNLPKSGKYVEPHFRMLWSEQIPIEKFVDDGGRNTEVKVVAGSLRDVSAPAPAPDSWAANGENEVAIWLLRMDAGAKWTLPAASAGLSRRLYAFEGSGVKLDDGDLPDYHGAELQSDRPVELTCGELPARLLLLQGRPINEPVVQYGPFVMNTKAEIQEAFEDYQRSQFGGWPWDRPDPVHEKSKGRFALHSDGREVTPST encoded by the coding sequence ATGGCAAGCACAACCGTAAAAAATATATTTCCATTGGGATTCATGTGGGAGACGGGTGATCCGTTTCTCTTCTGTGTACATCACAGGGATGCGTATCCGCATGGAAACAGTGAACTGGGGCCGGCCGCATCGCTCGCGGGACGAAATATCGGACAGGATTTTCAGGTAAAGGACGGCTGGCGCATGTACCATGGGAGTACCGTCCCGGGATTCCCCGCGCATCCGCATCGCGGCTTCGAAACCGTCACACTTGTGCAGAAGGGATTCGTCGATCATGCGGATTCGAGTGGTGCCGCGGGACGTTACGGAAACGGGGATGTGCAGTGGATGACTGCGGGCAAAGGATTGCAGCATGCGGAGATGTTCCCTCTGCTCAGGGAAGATGAAGACAATCCGCTGGAGCTTTTCCAGATCTGGCTGAATCTGCCGAAATCCGGGAAATATGTGGAGCCGCACTTCCGCATGCTCTGGTCCGAGCAGATTCCCATAGAAAAGTTTGTGGACGACGGTGGAAGAAACACCGAGGTGAAAGTGGTGGCAGGATCCCTGCGCGATGTGAGTGCCCCGGCCCCGGCTCCTGATTCCTGGGCGGCCAACGGCGAGAACGAAGTCGCCATCTGGCTGCTGCGCATGGACGCCGGGGCGAAGTGGACGCTGCCGGCTGCTTCCGCGGGATTGAGCCGGCGCCTCTATGCTTTTGAAGGCAGCGGTGTGAAGCTCGACGACGGAGACCTCCCTGATTATCACGGTGCGGAGCTGCAGTCTGACCGGCCCGTTGAACTCACGTGCGGAGAACTGCCGGCGCGATTGCTGCTGCTGCAGGGACGCCCCATCAACGAGCCGGTGGTGCAGTACGGTCCCTTCGTCATGAATACAAAGGCGGAAATCCAGGAGGCGTTCGAAGACTATCAGCGTTCGCAATTTGGCGGATGGCCCTGGGATCGCCCTGATCCTGTGCATGAGAAGTCAAAGGGACGTTTTGCCCTGCACAGTGACGGCAGGGAAGTCACGCCCTCGACCTGA